cttgcgacgaaaatttaccgacatgcttatctagtCAACCCAAAGATTTGGGATAATTTTGTAGCATTttatgctcaaacaaaaacttactataaatagtaacttcatttaaatgcaaggttgagacaccattttcccaacactattgtggtgtcctaggagtagaCATATGTCTCCTAATAacatgctcttcacaaaatattttgaactcatttgatgtaaattcacctcctctatcAAACATTAAGTATTTGATCTTAGAAtccatttcattttcaaccatataTTTAAAAATCTTAAATATAtctaaagcttttgatttctcatttaaaaaagtagctcatgtcattctagaataatcatcaacaagTATCATAAAGTACCTTTCACCATTAAGTAGAAAACTCCTTGCTCTTGAATATTGTATTtgtctattttcccatttgacattccttgcatattgtgTTAGAAAGCTTGGTAATCTTCAGAAAATCTATAATAGAATGTGTGGAACTAATCTTTACCAAGTTATCAAACTTTATGTGTCCCATCCTCTTGTGCCAAAGCTAGCATTCACTACTTTGAGAAATCAAATAGCTACCATTCATAGCTTCCTTCATGTAATACATGTTTCCATTAGTTCTTGTTCCTTCTAAAATCAGTCTTCTAGAATACCTTTTATGATCTCACAACCCTTATCATGAAATGTAAGTCTATAGCCTTTAttacacatctgactaacactaaGAAGATTGTGCCTCAAACCCTTAACATAAAAAAAATCCTCTATTTTAATCTTCCCATCAATGGATATTGTCCCTTTGTCGCAGACTTGAGCAAATTCCACACCACCAAACCTAACTGATCCATCATGTGTCTTTTTAAAGCTGATACATTTCCTTTTTTCGCTCGTCATGtggtttgagaaaccactatcaattaccaatGCATTTGGCTCCTCTTTTGCATAAAAAGCACACAATTAATGATCTTTGATTGTTCTCACCAGTTTGCAAgatattggtttcttcttcatcaattttcacaaCCATAAATAGGATTTCATCACTAGAATTATCATTGTCCTCATCTTCAAATGAATGGCTACTCTCTTTGGAGTAAAAATTTATCTTAGGCTTATCTCCATTGTATTTGTCATCTACTCTCTTATTTCTATCATCTCTTCTTCTAATGCTTTCTTCTCTATAAGGACATCTAGTAGCAAAATGACCAATCCTACCACAATTGAAATACTTTAGAGGTAACTTaattttgtatttactagttccctttGGTAgtcttcttaaaaaaaaaaatttgcttcatACTTTCTTTGAATGTAACTCCCCTCTTAGGTTTATCCAGTTCAACATTTCTCATCTCAAACGAAAAGAGGGCTCCATAGGGATAATCCATAGTATATCCAAATCTATATTTTCTTCAATGGCAGACACCTTAGGAATAAAATATTTAGGAAGAAAACCCAAGTACCTTCCTCACAACTTCATCTTATTTCATTTCTTCGCAAACACCTCTGATTCTGGAAACTACATCTGTTAACCAGTGCATGTAGCTATCAGTACTTTCATCTTCTAACATTCTTAGGCTTTCAAATATGCGTTTGAGATTTTATAAATTGAATTGCTTTATCTTCTTGTCTCCTTCATAAATACTGCTAAGGTTCTCCCAAACATCCTTGGTGGGTTTGCAGTCCATCACTTTCAAGATTTTATTATCAGAGAGTCCACTTATAATTGCATTACTTGTCTTTCCATTATTCGCATGTGCCCTGATCTCATCCAAAGTAGTAAGTGGATTAGAGGGAGCCATATATCCTTCTACAATAGAGTTCCAAACCCCAAATCCATAGAGTTCAGATGTGATTTCATCCTCATCTTCCAAAAGGACTAGATTGAGCCATCAAACTTGAGAATCTTGTAAGATCCATCTTGTGTCATCCTAGATCTGCCtcgagtggttaagcttcttctagaggaacttgtctttgataccaattgttgaacacaccttaggattgagagggggggtgaattagtctagacCTTAAAACATTTAACCTTAAACTTAATATTTTCAAAAGCATGGTCAACTCATCTTTAACCTTATCAGTCTTAATGAAAAGTACAACAAGGAAACACAATCCATAAGAGAATGCCAAATTTAAGTggcaaacccaaatagggaaaatccatggtgagaTTCAACTCATAATatatgaaattattacaaatttaTTTTAGGCTCATTGCCAAGGAAGCACATTGCCACCTAAAAGACTTGCAGGTTGAGATGCACCATCCCAAGGCAAGATACACAAGGACTTGCAAGTTGAAGCTTACTTCTCTAGGACAAGATATAAATCCTTGTAAACTAAAGACCACTTCTCTAGGGAAAGACACAAAATCAAAACACTTAAATCAACAAGATAAAGTCTTCTCCAAACATGAAGATACACTTTAACCATTGTCACAAGTAGCCAACTTCAACAACAATTACCACCACACTTTCATTGTATTTGCATTAAAAACCTTTGTAAATTATATGACCATGAAATCAAATTCACATATATACTCATGACGCAACACCAAACCTTCTCACAATCTCCaaattgatcttctatatatactaTCTTCTTCATTGTAtacaacaattaggtcaaccaaaaCAAAGGGTAGGCATAGGTCCTATTAAGTTGGCCACCAAACGTAATTGTGGTGAATGCGGTCaaatctaggagatagagaggacctaaaccATCATATTACACTTCTTTAAGTAGATCCAAATAATATACACATTGACACACAACATCCAAGAATTGCAACTAGGTAACGTGTAGATAAATAATGTAGCACATAACCAATCAACCCAAAAACATAGTATCTAAGTGAATTAACTCAATGTGGATCCCCACACACTAGAGATAGGACCCAAATTAAacaacttaacacattctctaGAGTTGGAACTCATCATTAGGGTCATAGAACAAGCTAGAAGTCAAGACTCTATCTACCAAACTACAACAATTACCCATAAGGACAATATCAGGCATAATGCAGCACCAATCTGAGCATTCAACATCATGCAAAGCACACAAGGATATTTTGAGAACATCCACCATCATTCCTAAATGCTTCTTTATTATTGTCACATCTATAGATGTTGGCACAACAAAAACAAATACGTAACGCTTCATTGACAGAGTGTTAGGAAACACAATCTTGAATTAAACTTAATAAATCTTCTTGTAGAAcacattaacacataaaattggaAGTGGGACAATGCAAAAACATTACAAGAATTTCCTCCAAGTTGCAACACCTAAAACATCAGTGTGGAGAAATGCAGAGCATTTTTCAAACCAATCAAACCAAATTTTGACAGAAAGCCAGACTGTCAGGAAACAACAATCACTAGCCACATCAAATACAACACCAAGAACCTCAAAAAAATGGTAGTGCAATGTCTAAAAAACATAAACCTTATGTCAAAATCCACAAGACCAAATTCTCAAATGTAGAGGAATGCAAAGAAATATGGAGCATACTTCCAACcaaactttaaatactctttcctacatatcacATTTCCTCATACTACAAACATCCTAGAAACAACATTAACCTGAACCAAAGTGCCAGGGTCAAGGAAAGCACATCctaatcatcaccatcatcatgcTACAAATCTACAGTACTATACTACCATTATTACCATCAACACCTCATACTAAATGTAGACATTAAACACTAAAAAGGTGGATATCTGCAACTTAAAGAAACCACAATCATTAATAACTATCTCTTCATCATTTACCAAAGCATTTCTGACATCCCAATCCAAACTATAGGTTGACAACTAATGACAACACCACCAACACACTCTCCATTGACATCAACAACAATATGTCAACATAAATGACCACATAACAACTACTCATTATCAGGAACACATCACCAAGGACAACACATATTGTTAGacattaggttgacatcaatgacaaaaaatattGCCAACAAATATGAGGCCTACAAGTCATGAGTTaggaaggaaaatttaaataaacccCTAAAAATAGTTACAACTATGCATAAAACAGAAACAATGATTGCATGGAGACATCAAGGAGTTGGTCATATACgctaaaacctagaaaatattgTTAGAAAAATGCATATATTACCAATCAAGACCATATGCTAACTATTAGTAGAAATATATCATGACATAGGTCACATATGTGAATATAGAaagatcatcaaaatacaaacaAAACCTAAAAAAGTAAAGTTATAAAGATCTTGAAAAAAAATACTAGGACAACTATTCTAGTAGGTGTTTCTATGTGTGAACAcaaaatttttaataataaaaaaaaagaaaaaaaatgtacaattttatttcAAACTAGGTTTGAACCATAGATTGAACAAAAgaacatttaaattaaataatgatGCAAACTCTATTTTTGGTGTGGATATGCTTAAGTGATATGTAAATAGTATTGTGGATAGTATGTAGTTGTTCTTTGGACACTTCAAAATCTTAGCAACCTGGACCTCTAAGTTCATAGATGATTTTTTTGGGAATTTGGAGTTTGCATTATAAATTTTTGAATAATTGTGAGAGTTTAATAATATGTTGCATTAATATGgccaaatattaatttttttgttaaagAATGGAAAGTTGAGTTTAAAAGATTCTAAATGAATGAATGTTATTGAGATTATGGATAACGAGATGTATTTATTTGATAAAATGGGGGGAAATGAATTTATCTACGCATTTATTTAGAATGTTGCAACAAAAATTGAACTagttaattaataataaaattatttaatcaactagCGATGAAGTCAGATGGTAAATCAAATAAACAATCTATTTAATTGCTTAGTGTGGAATCAATTCAATCATAATATAGTACTGTTATCAAAATTAGTCGATTAGCACAGTAATGTTGATGAGATGTTAGAGATCATGCCAAAATGTGTGATTAAAAGTAATGGCATATTTTAGGTATCTAGATCACGAGTTCAAATGTACAACAACGAATAGTGAATTCAATGAAGTAGAAAGAAAGAGTGCATGAACACAAAGCTTAGGTTTGCACAATAGAAGGATGAATACATGAATACAAAAATGATCGTGAAGTATGGACTTGAACTTAGACAATGCATAAATCCAACTCAAATCTAAGGCATTAcataaataaaagaaaacatttccaaatcaaagATAGGTGAAACTTTAGCACCATATCCAAAATTATTCATTATTCAATCATATGACTAGACAACCATATCTTTCTTAATTTCTTTCCTAAAAAATAATTTAGTTCAAAACTACATTAACCAACAACTATAAATTATTACTTTATGTTAAGTTACATTGACCATATTAGAAACCATTCACTTACTAGGAAATTTTAACTATCTAATTTGGAGGATATTAGTCATGGGTAAATAGTAAATCAATTTAGATTCAAACTATGATTGCAACATACTTGAAGATTTTCCCATTTTGTTATAGAGTTTATTTGAATCAAAACTAAATAAAAGCCCCACAAGAACTTGAATCTCAAACATTATTCAAGTAGAACCATTAAACTATTCTTGTCTATAAAGAAATAAGCTCCCGCTATTCTCCACACAAAATGACACACCTGCAACTGACCCATATAAACACAAAATGACATAACACGATGGATTTTCATATGAACGACAGTTTTATGTAAAGATTAACCACATCCAAAAAAGTATAACTTAATTGATTGAACTCAATTAATAAGAATAATATCATTCTCCTCAAAATTCATGTCTTTTGAAAGTGCAATTGAATCAAGATTTAACTTAAAAAACACTTACAATGATAACTCCtcccttaaaaataaataaaaatggcaATATAAAAAACCCCTAGGTATCCCCACCTTTTGACTCACCATGAGGGAAGAGACCCACAATGCCACGTCAGCGATCTCTTACGCATGGTTTAAGATTGCTGTAATCTCTGAAGCTTCTAAACTTAGTATTCCCAACAATCTCTTTTCATATAAAAACAGCATATTTCCATTGCTTCAACATACACAGAAATATCTACACTTTTCCTTTCCCTCTCAATCACAGATCATCAACATTCTTTCCTTTTTTTCATTATTCCAATCTTTTTCTCCAAATTTTAACATTCCCTTACTCTTTCCCAAACTCCTCTTCATCTGCAAGTAAACAAATTCTCAAAACATAATCCCattttcctatatatatatatacatacacagagAGAGATCATACATTCAGAGCCAACCATACAATCCTATAACCCATTTGCCCATAATTCTGAAATCTCTGGTTTTACATTCAGAGCATTTAGAAATGGATGTGAATCAAGCATCAGGGCTCAATTCAGGCAGTGGCAGACAAGCTGATCGTCCTGGAATCTTAATCAAAAGAAGATCAAGTCTGCGTTTTGTGGAGCCAGAGTTTGAGCCTAATTTTGAATGGATGGACACACCTGGAGCCCATGCTCTTGTGGCTGAACTCCCAGGTTTATCTCATTATATTACTCAAGTTATTTATCTGGTTTGATACTATTTTTTGTCAATCTGTTTGGTGGTTCTTTGGTGCATCATTGTCAGATGTCTGGGTCTTTTGGGTCTTTTGGTAATGGTGTTTAGTATATCTGATTATTTCGTTTTCATAATGGGCGGTAAGTTAAGGGGCTTTAATTGTACAAACTTTTGATAGTCATATGATGGGTAGTAATTAGAAACCTCTTGGAAGTCTTTATGTCGAATAGTTTTTGTCAATCTATTGTTGATTCCTTGGTGCATCATTGTCAAATGTAGATTCTTTTGGTAATGGTGTTTAGTACATGTCACCATTGGTTTTCATAATGAGGCAGTAAGTTAAGTTTAATTGTAAATTTTTTGAATGATCATATGATGGGTAGTAATTAGAAACCTCTTCAAAGTCTTCATTATGTCGAATAGTTTTTGTCAGTCTATTGTCGGTTCCTTAGTACATCATTGTCAGATGTAGATTCTTTTGGTAATGGCGTTTAGTACACCTTACTATTGGTTTTCATAATGGAGCAATAAGTTAAGTGGGTTTAATGCTACAAAATTTTAATAATCATGTGATGGCCAGTAATTGGAAACCTCTTTGAAGTCTTCATTATGTCAAATCTATTATAATTTTTGATGCTATTAAATGGTTCATTTTGTACATTTCAGTTCAAGTACTTTATTTATGTAAGTTTCATTGGGTATAATGAAATGAGTACCAAGATGATCTATATGCATAAATTGAGAGTGCAAATTTATTAGTTGACCTCTAAATCATAGTTCTTAGTATTGTATGTATGCTTTGTGGATCTATTGTTATTAAAGTCATTATGAGTGTTCAAAATATGATGTCAATGTGTTCAAAATAGTGACATATCCCACAATACTATACCTAATTATACTAACCATCATCACACACAATTTATACTACAATGATTCATTTTGTTAGTTTAATCCTACCTAAGAGATTGGTCATGTAGATTGAGTCAGTATGTTTCGTAGATCTATTGTTAGTAAAGTCGTTATAAGTGTTCAAAATATGATGTCAATGTGTTTAGAATAGTGTCATATCACATAATAGTATACCTAACTATACTAACCATAATCACACACAATATGTACTACAAAGGTTTATTTTGTTAGTTTAATCCCACCTAAGAGATTGGCCACATAGATTGAGTCAATAATGAACACATTAATTATTCACTAAGAAATTGTTTTTAActataattatttgtttatttgcaGGTTTCAAAAATGAAGATGTAAAAGTACAACTTGATAACCAGGGAAATCTCATAATTAGTGGAGAACGTTTTGTTGAGGAAATGATACTTGTAGAAGGGAATTGGCGTCCTAGGAAGAGGCCAGGTTTCAAGTTTAGAAAGGTTTTTAGTATTCCTGAGAATGTTAACACTACAAACATTGCTACTAGATTTGAAAACGAGTTGTTTCACATTACAATCAATAAATTGAGACCATCCATAGAAATCAAGTCTAGTGATATCTTAGACCAAGAGAAAAAGAGTATCCCACAAGTTGGTGAAAGTAGTGCAAGATTTACTGAAGAATCCAAAGAGAAAAAAGATGACAAGGCATCAAGTGGTAAACCAGAGCAAAATCTAAGAGATGAGAAGGTTGAAACTTCAGAAGTTGCAAAGTCTAGTGCAACTCAAGTTGACAATGTGCCAAGCAATAAACTAGTTCAAAATAATAGAGGTGAGAAGGATGAAACTCTAGAAGCTGTAAAGTTTAGTGCAACTCAAGATGACAAAGCAGTAAGCAATAAAAATGATCAAATTCCAAGAGATGATAAGGCTGAAACTTCAAGAGTTTCAAAGCCTAGCACAACTCAAGATGACAAAGCTCTAAGTAATAAATCAGATCAAAGTGAAAGAGATGAGAAGGCTGAAATTCTAGGCATTTCAAACTCTAGCACAACTCAGGATAACAAAGCATTAAGCAATAAACCTGATCAAAGTCCCAGAGATGAGAAGGTTGAAACTCTACAAGTTGCAAAGTCTATTGTAGTCCAAGATGAACAAGCATCAAGCAATCAACCAAATCAAAGTCAAATAGATAAGAAGGTTGAAATTCCAAAAGTTGCAGAGACTAGTGCAATTCAACAAGATGATGAGAAGGTTAAAACTCCAAAAGCAACAAAATCTAacacaactcaagatacaataaaaATGGGGACAAAATTAGAAGCTTCTAATAAGATAGAAGAGTTGCCCAAACGCCCATCATTATTAGCTAAAGGAAATTTGGTTGATTCTAATACCCAGCCAGAGCAATTTGAATTAGTGGATTTTGATCAAGAAGAAATTCAAATGAGTGTTGGTGACCAATTTAAAGATAAATTGATTGAAAATACATCAATTAAGAGCAACCCTTCTCATGAAGACCTTGTACAAGAAACACGAGTGTCAAGCTCAAAGGTCAAGAAAGAAGGTAAAGGTGAAGAAGATAAGCAAACTATTTTGAAAGTTTGTCCTTATGTGTCTCAGTTCATTTTATCTAGGCGTGAATTGGTGGCTGTAGGTGCAATTGTTATCTTCTCTATTACCTTGTATATCACCTATACATTAAAATATCCATAGGATTAGAAGTTAAGATAGGATATAAGGACCTTAGAAGTTGCATCATGTAATCCTTAGCACTAGGTTTAATAGGAAGTATGGATTTTCTTGTTTCATGTTTATTTGTTCTCAATGTAATAAAGATATGTGCCCCACATATCCcattatgatatatatgtaagtctaattatttctcaaataatacaaacttttatttattaattttgtatatttaaactaGTTCAATttcaatgttgttttattttgggTAAAACAAAggagaaataaaaaaagatcgatTTTAAAGGTTGCTTATGATTTGAGAAAACTAAGAATGCCCTCCTTGATTCAATGGTAATTAAGAGTTGCATTTTTTTTGCTTGATAAGTTAAATTTTGTATATCTAAACTTGTCCAATGTCAATGTTGTTTTATTTTAGTGGTATATTCATGATTATGTTCACAATATCATAGACTAACACTATCTAATGGTGTGTGTTTTGTCAATGTGTTTGTAAATACTGCTAGCTTGTTGAAAAATATCTAAGAGTGTGACATAGAATGATGTTGTCTAATAGTGTGTTTTATAGTTGATACATGGGCATACTCCATAAAGAATCAAAAGAGGAGCTCATAGTCTCCATTTAGATCCTTATCACAAGGTTTATATAAATTGGCACAAAAAGAATATTTTGATATTGATTAGTGTACATGGCATTTTAGAGAATGTATATATTATAAGATGCAAAAACTTTCTtgctttcatcaatcaacattcaTCTACAATCACAGAACCAAGTGATGTCATTTTTGTAGTTGTCAAATATACCTCAAAAAATAAGATtactattaataaatatttatatttcatcAATTAAAAGGCCTCTCAATAtgtgtggtttaataaatttaccACAACTTCTTAGAAACCTTTAAGTGTGAAGGAAGTAGTTATCAATCTATAAAAGTAGTTATAAATCTCTTATCAATTTTTGTATATTTAAAATTGTCCAATCTCAATGTACATAGACACTCTATGTCTTTGTTCCACCCATAAGAGGTTATGGAAAACTATAATATCCCCATGTATTCTAGGTCTTTTGATGTGGGTGCTTAATCATTTTTTTAGTTATAAGTTTTAATAACTATATGGACCTCACAAAAATCACTAAACTAAGTTTTTCTATCGCATCCATAGTaattaaaccattatattggtGGGTTTTCAATTATATTTTCTTTCAAGTAATGACAAACAATTGGCTACCTTAGGAAATTACAGACATCTCAAGTGGCGATGCTGACCAAACCACTTTACCACCAACTGAGTTGTCAACATCTACAAATTGGTAGGAAAATCATGCGTGCAATATCGCAATTTTTAAACAATGTTGTAGCAAGTTGTTGTGAGCTTGTTGAACATGAAAGGGAAATGAGTGAAAGTGCATACCATGTGCAACATTTTGAGATTGCAACCATGGAAGAAGCTCTACAAAAATTCCATCTAACATGTAGAGAAATAGAGGCTTTCTGCAATCTCCTACAAGAGCTTTCATATGATGATATGGAATGGGCAATGCTTTTGGACTAATACGTGAATTCCATAGAATTTTGGATGACATGTAGTTTGTAGGGAAAATTTGTGGTTTCTATTTTTTAAAGGATATATCCATATAGAGTTTTCTTTCTTTGGCTCTGCAACCTAGAAACTACTTTTAATCTTCACTATTATATACATGTTTGACAATTGACTAAGTGAAATATTATTGTCTATGTATTAAGGTCTACCACTTTTCCAATGGATGTCAATATCATTATTAGTTTATCTCTATATCACATTATTTAAACATGATTAGACTAGATATGAAATGTATTATATAAAATCAAGTTGAGTACATAGTTAATCTTGAATCTTACAACGATAACTTACTAATTTTGAATTACATGGTACAACATTTCAATCAACCTAAAATTGTTACAATAAAAAAGTCTTAAGTTTTGATTTGTGTTTGATCATAAAAACCCTCTAATCCATCAAATGttgattcaatttttaaaattgtaATTGGATTTATTCTATTGCCTATTTTCAGCTAGAACAATATATGAATACAAAAAAATCGCCAtttttttcattttgtggatttgtCCATGTTTCTAATATGCCAACATTTTGTGATATTTTGTAATTTAGTTTCAATATTTATAGTCAATATTGGACAATGTTTGTCAAACTACAGTAGTGTCacattttgtattttatatttcaTCTTTTAGTTATAGTTTTGTAACAAGTTCAATAACTACAACtgcttccattcctattccatctgtAATCAACATAAACATATGACCTTAAGAATGGAAACTAAAGTGATAAACATATGGAAATAACCTcaaataattcttatttactattGGTAGGTAGAATACTTTTTGGTCTAGAAAATTCTTAACTTTTTTTATTTGTTGATAGTAAGAACAAAAAAAATTAGTTTGAAAGCCACTATATGTTTATTTGAGATAGTgtgtattgtttaaaaataaacaaataatggAACTAATTATTTTTTTATCACATCTCCTTAACTAATTGGACAAAGTCATCTAGTTCATACCATGAACTTGACATGGTCATTTTTTCGTGTAGGAAGCATCCTAGTAAGATAGGTCTTTATAAAAACCAAAAGCTTAATTTTCGAGAAATAGTTTTCGTCCTAGCATGGGATATTTGTTTTTGTGCCTAAAGAATTTGAGGCATTCAAGTTGGACATGGCTTTGTTGCAAAATCCAAATGCTCAAGTTAAGGAAATAGTATTAGTCCCAACATGGAATCCTTATTTTTATGCCTAAGGAAATAGATCTCCATATAGAATTCCTTATTTAGGCCACTTTTAGAGTAATGGATAAATggaaaaaaaatgttgttttctattttCTATATATGATGTATCCCCTTAGAAAAATTGAACATACCTATTAATAACCACATTCCAATTCTTTCAATTCTCTTATATCACAATGCACTCTCCATTTTCCTCGTGTATGGTCCATAATCACATTAGTCCTCAAATCTCCAACTAGAATATTGGTTAAACAAATATTCCTATCTAATTACGCTCTTCTTAATAATTGAGCTTGTC
The nucleotide sequence above comes from Cryptomeria japonica chromosome 11, Sugi_1.0, whole genome shotgun sequence. Encoded proteins:
- the LOC131050668 gene encoding uncharacterized protein LOC131050668 — protein: MDVNQASGLNSGSGRQADRPGILIKRRSSLRFVEPEFEPNFEWMDTPGAHALVAELPGFKNEDVKVQLDNQGNLIISGERFVEEMILVEGNWRPRKRPGFKFRKVFSIPENVNTTNIATRFENELFHITINKLRPSIEIKSSDILDQEKKSIPQVGESSARFTEESKEKKDDKASSGKPEQNLRDEKVETSEVAKSSATQVDNVPSNKLVQNNRGEKDETLEAVKFSATQDDKAVSNKNDQIPRDDKAETSRVSKPSTTQDDKALSNKSDQSERDEKAEILGISNSSTTQDNKALSNKPDQSPRDEKVETLQVAKSIVVQDEQASSNQPNQSQIDKKVEIPKVAETSAIQQDDEKVKTPKATKSNTTQDTIKMGTKLEASNKIEELPKRPSLLAKGNLVDSNTQPEQFELVDFDQEEIQMSVGDQFKDKLIENTSIKSNPSHEDLVQETRVSSSKVKKEGKGEEDKQTILKVCPYVSQFILSRRELVAVGAIVIFSITLYITYTLKYP